A region from the Pseudonocardia petroleophila genome encodes:
- a CDS encoding helix-turn-helix domain-containing protein has protein sequence MAAEVPEMIGAPFLTVAEVADRMRVSKMTVYRLVHSGELPAVRFGRSFRVQRSAVEELIREARYEAG, from the coding sequence ATGGCTGCAGAAGTGCCGGAGATGATCGGCGCACCGTTCCTCACCGTGGCCGAGGTGGCGGACCGGATGCGGGTCTCGAAGATGACGGTGTACCGCCTCGTGCACAGCGGGGAGCTCCCGGCGGTGCGGTTCGGGAGGTCGTTCCGCGTGCAGCGCAGCGCGGTGGAGGAGCTGATCCGCGAAGCCCGGTACGAGGCGGGCTGA
- a CDS encoding transglutaminase-like domain-containing protein: protein MHRRQVTAFLELDVTEPALLAFQVAVASASADEKLSITRDGEAVPWREVAAPHDGRLHVVDAQVGRTVLEYAATVEGPLPAPETTELDLLAYRRPSRYCPSDRLLSIAGGEFDGIDDTGELVSAVRDFVWGRLFYLSGSSKPTDDAIDTLLLGEGVCRDYAHLVVALLRARDVPARLVAVYAPGLDPMDFHAVVEAWVDGSWRVVDATGLAPRPSMLRIGTGRDASDTAFLSVHHGIANLLSVNVLAVVDELPNDDGSAVVTLT from the coding sequence GTGCACCGTCGTCAGGTAACCGCGTTCCTCGAGCTGGACGTCACCGAGCCCGCTCTCCTCGCCTTCCAGGTGGCCGTCGCGTCCGCGTCGGCCGACGAGAAGCTGTCGATCACCCGCGACGGCGAGGCGGTGCCGTGGCGCGAGGTCGCGGCCCCGCACGACGGCCGCCTGCACGTCGTCGACGCGCAGGTGGGGCGCACGGTGCTGGAGTACGCGGCCACCGTCGAGGGGCCGCTGCCCGCGCCGGAGACCACCGAGCTCGACCTGCTCGCCTACCGCCGGCCCAGCCGCTACTGCCCGTCGGACCGGCTGCTCTCGATCGCGGGCGGCGAGTTCGACGGCATCGACGACACCGGCGAGCTCGTCTCCGCCGTCCGCGACTTCGTGTGGGGGCGCCTGTTCTACCTCAGCGGGTCGAGCAAGCCCACCGACGACGCGATCGACACGCTCCTGCTCGGCGAGGGCGTCTGCCGCGACTACGCGCACCTGGTCGTGGCCCTGCTGCGCGCGCGTGACGTGCCCGCGCGGCTGGTCGCCGTCTACGCGCCGGGGCTGGACCCGATGGACTTCCACGCGGTCGTCGAGGCGTGGGTCGACGGCTCCTGGCGGGTCGTCGACGCCACCGGGCTGGCCCCGCGGCCGTCGATGCTGCGGATCGGGACCGGCCGCGACGCCTCCGACACCGCGTTCCTGTCGGTGCACCACGGCATCGCGAACCTGCTGTCGGTGAACGTGCTGGCCGTCGTCGACGAGCTGCCCAACGACGACGGGTCCGCGGTGGTCACCCTCACCTGA
- a CDS encoding MBL fold metallo-hydrolase produces MILDDDPDGDWTSGGPYRCAPDVYRIPLPLPQDGLRAVNVYAIPDGDGWTLIDSGWALAESRELLTAALGRLGAGLGDVRRFLVTHIHRDHYTQAIALRQEFGAHVALGRGEESGLAEIHRSGRDPFEAHRSRLLRAGADALAATIEATRPEPGDLSVWEPPDEWIEDGAEIAVGDTQVLTAVETPGHTRGHLVFADDAAGLLFAGDHVLPRITPSIGFEPNPTPSPLADFLTSLQLIRSRKDASLLPAHGPIGMRVHERVDALLEHHGDRLDATLAAVREGRSTAQSVAEALPWTRHRRRLPEMDTFNAMLAVLETQAHLDVLAERGAVTITLQSGVAHYTS; encoded by the coding sequence GTGATCCTCGACGACGACCCCGACGGCGACTGGACCAGCGGCGGCCCCTACCGCTGCGCCCCCGACGTCTACCGCATCCCGCTGCCCCTGCCGCAGGACGGCCTGCGGGCGGTGAACGTCTACGCGATCCCCGACGGCGACGGCTGGACGCTGATCGACTCGGGCTGGGCGCTGGCCGAGTCGCGCGAGCTGCTGACCGCGGCACTGGGCCGGCTCGGGGCCGGGCTCGGCGACGTCCGCCGGTTCCTCGTCACCCACATCCACCGCGACCACTACACGCAGGCCATCGCGCTGCGCCAGGAGTTCGGGGCGCACGTCGCGCTCGGGCGGGGGGAGGAGAGCGGGCTCGCGGAGATCCACAGGTCCGGTCGCGACCCGTTCGAGGCCCACCGGTCGCGGCTGCTGCGCGCCGGGGCCGACGCGCTGGCGGCCACGATCGAGGCGACCCGGCCGGAGCCGGGCGACCTGTCGGTCTGGGAGCCGCCGGACGAGTGGATCGAGGACGGCGCCGAGATCGCGGTGGGGGACACGCAGGTCCTTACCGCCGTCGAGACGCCCGGGCACACCCGCGGCCACCTCGTCTTCGCCGACGACGCCGCCGGGCTGCTGTTCGCCGGCGACCACGTCCTGCCGCGCATCACCCCGTCGATCGGCTTCGAGCCGAACCCGACGCCGAGCCCGCTGGCCGACTTCCTGACCTCCCTGCAGCTCATCCGCTCCCGCAAGGACGCCTCGCTGCTGCCGGCGCACGGGCCGATCGGGATGCGCGTGCACGAGCGGGTCGACGCCCTGCTCGAGCACCACGGCGACCGGCTCGACGCCACCCTCGCCGCGGTGCGCGAGGGCCGGTCGACCGCGCAGTCCGTCGCGGAGGCGCTGCCCTGGACGCGGCACCGCAGGCGCCTGCCCGAGATGGACACCTTCAACGCGATGCTCGCCGTCCTGGAGACCCAGGCGCACCTCGACGTGCTCGCCGAACGGGGTGCTGTGACGATCACGTTGCAGTCCGGAGTCGCTCACTACACATCGTGA
- a CDS encoding beta-ketoacyl-ACP synthase III: protein MTPVLRLAEPVAGARLLGLGSHQPEVVITNDELAQRIDTNDQWIRERVGIRSRRVAAEGVSLVDMASDAGARAVKDSGLDPSEIDGVLVATCTMPNFIPNAAAQTAERIGIRAPAAFDLNAACAGFCYGLGMAADMVRGGTARNVLIIGAEKLSDWLDWTDRSTAIIFADGAGAAVIGAAADAAAVGVGPVAWGSAGEMNQAIRILDGHGSRAGGALHQEGQAVFRWATTQVAPVALRAIELAGLTPADIDVFVPHQANLRIVEAVAKKLRKQGAREDMRVADDIVHSGNTSSASVPLALDHMRADGRVRSGDTVLLVGFGAGLSFAGQVVRFP, encoded by the coding sequence ATGACACCGGTACTGCGCCTCGCCGAGCCGGTCGCCGGCGCCCGCCTGCTGGGCCTGGGCAGCCACCAGCCCGAGGTCGTCATCACCAACGACGAGCTCGCGCAGCGCATCGACACCAACGACCAGTGGATCCGCGAGCGCGTCGGCATCCGGTCCCGCCGCGTCGCCGCCGAGGGCGTCTCGCTGGTCGACATGGCCTCCGACGCCGGGGCGCGCGCGGTGAAGGACTCCGGCCTCGACCCGTCGGAGATCGACGGCGTGCTGGTCGCCACCTGCACGATGCCCAACTTCATCCCCAACGCCGCGGCCCAGACCGCCGAGCGCATCGGCATCCGCGCCCCCGCCGCCTTCGACCTCAACGCGGCCTGCGCCGGGTTCTGCTACGGCCTCGGCATGGCCGCCGACATGGTCCGCGGCGGCACCGCGCGCAACGTGCTGATCATCGGCGCGGAGAAGCTGTCGGACTGGCTGGACTGGACCGACCGCTCCACGGCGATCATCTTCGCCGACGGCGCGGGCGCGGCGGTGATCGGCGCGGCCGCCGACGCCGCCGCGGTGGGCGTCGGGCCCGTCGCGTGGGGCAGCGCCGGGGAGATGAACCAGGCCATCCGCATCCTCGACGGCCACGGCTCCCGCGCGGGCGGTGCGCTGCACCAGGAGGGCCAGGCGGTGTTCCGCTGGGCCACCACGCAGGTCGCCCCCGTCGCGCTGCGCGCGATCGAGCTGGCCGGGCTCACCCCCGCCGACATCGACGTGTTCGTGCCGCACCAGGCCAACCTGCGGATCGTCGAGGCCGTGGCCAAGAAGCTGCGCAAGCAGGGCGCCCGCGAGGACATGCGGGTGGCCGACGACATCGTGCACTCGGGCAACACCTCGTCCGCGTCCGTCCCGCTCGCCCTGGACCACATGCGCGCCGACGGGCGGGTCCGCTCCGGCGACACCGTGCTGCTCGTAGGCTTCGGCGCGGGCCTGTCCTTCGCCGGCCAGGTCGTCCGGTTCCCCTGA
- a CDS encoding ACP S-malonyltransferase: MIALLAPGQGSQTPGMLSPWLADPDAEKQLAAWSDVAGLDLVRLGTVAEADEIKDTAVTQPLVVAAALLAAARLDLPPDTPVAGHSVGELAALAIAGVITPDAAVALAAVRGREMAAACALEPTGMSAVLGGDPDAVLARLAELGLDPANINGAGQVVAAGPLAALSALAEDPPERARVKALPVAGAFHTRFMAPAQEALRTHAAGLATSDPTRPLLSNADGAVVGDGAEALRRLVDQVTRPVRWDACMDALRELGVTATAELPPAGALTGLVKRALKGTTTLALKTPGDLDAAHELIGADR; the protein is encoded by the coding sequence GTGATCGCACTGCTCGCTCCCGGACAGGGATCCCAGACCCCCGGCATGCTCTCCCCCTGGCTGGCCGACCCCGACGCCGAGAAGCAGCTGGCCGCGTGGTCCGACGTCGCCGGGCTCGACCTGGTGCGCCTGGGCACCGTCGCCGAGGCCGACGAGATCAAGGACACCGCGGTGACGCAGCCGCTGGTCGTCGCGGCCGCACTGCTCGCCGCCGCCCGCCTCGACCTGCCGCCCGACACACCCGTCGCCGGCCACTCGGTCGGCGAGCTGGCCGCGCTCGCGATCGCCGGGGTCATCACCCCCGACGCCGCCGTCGCCCTCGCCGCGGTGCGCGGCCGGGAGATGGCCGCGGCGTGCGCGCTGGAGCCGACCGGCATGAGCGCCGTCCTCGGCGGCGACCCCGACGCCGTGCTCGCCCGCCTGGCCGAGCTGGGGCTGGACCCCGCCAACATCAACGGCGCGGGCCAGGTCGTGGCCGCGGGCCCGCTGGCCGCGCTGTCCGCGCTCGCCGAGGACCCGCCCGAGCGGGCCAGGGTGAAGGCCCTCCCGGTCGCCGGCGCGTTCCACACCCGCTTCATGGCCCCGGCCCAGGAGGCCCTGCGCACCCACGCCGCGGGCCTCGCGACGAGCGACCCGACCCGCCCCCTGCTGTCCAATGCGGACGGGGCCGTGGTCGGCGACGGCGCCGAGGCGCTGCGCCGCCTGGTGGACCAGGTCACCCGCCCCGTACGGTGGGACGCCTGCATGGACGCGCTGCGCGAGCTCGGCGTCACCGCCACGGCCGAGCTGCCGCCGGCGGGGGCGCTGACCGGACTCGTGAAGCGCGCGCTGAAGGGCACCACCACGCTCGCGCTCAAGACCCCCGGGGACCTCGACGCGGCGCACGAGCTGATCGGAGCCGATCGATGA
- a CDS encoding acyl carrier protein, with translation MADSTEILAGLAEIVEEVAGIDTSEVSADKSFVDDLDIDSLSMVEIAVQAEDKFGVKIPDDQLAELKTVGDAVDYIAKNQ, from the coding sequence GTGGCAGACAGCACCGAGATCCTCGCCGGCCTCGCCGAGATCGTCGAGGAGGTCGCCGGCATCGACACCTCCGAGGTCTCCGCCGACAAGTCCTTCGTGGACGACCTCGACATCGACTCGCTGTCGATGGTCGAGATCGCCGTCCAGGCCGAGGACAAGTTCGGCGTCAAGATCCCGGACGACCAGCTGGCCGAGCTGAAGACGGTCGGTGACGCGGTGGACTACATCGCGAAGAACCAGTGA
- a CDS encoding vitamin B12-dependent ribonucleotide reductase, whose amino-acid sequence MTETVGTTSGRGKKAPRASRPAGLTIERIHTTAGVHPYDEVTWERRDVVMTNWRDGTINFEQRGVEFPSSWSVNATNIVTSKYFRGAVGAVERESSLRQLIDRVVGVYHRSGLENGYFATDDDAEVFAHELTWMLLHQVFSFNSPVWFNVGTTSPQQVSACFILAVDDTMESILNWYREEGLIFKGGSGAGLNLSRIRSSKELLSSGGTASGPVSFMRGADASAGTIKSGGATRRAAKMVVLDVDHPDIEEFVETKAKEEAKVRVLRDAGFDMDLGGADITSVQYQNANNSVRVTDEFMRAVEAGTDFGLRARMTGEVIESVDAKKLFRGIAEAAWACADPGIQYDGTINDWHTTPESGRISASNPCSEYMHLDNSSCNLASLNLLTFLGDDGQFDAARFQKSVELIITAMDISICFADFPTDPIGETTRAFRQLGIGYANLGALLMATGHAYDSEGGRSLAAAITSLMTGASYKRSAELAGVVGPYEGYARNASAHQRVMRKHAAANDDVRTFPASSGIHKLATIAWKDCLATGERNGWRNAQASVLAPTGTIGLMMDCDTTGIEPDLALVKFKKLVGGGSMQIVNQTVPRALTKLGYQPEQAEAIVEYVGEHGHVVNAPGLHPEHYEVFDCAMGERVIAAMGHVRMMAAVQPFLSGAISKTVNMPETATVEDVERVYLEGWKLGLKALAIYRDNCKVGQPLSAGKSAKSSGGGEKETVTVVEQRPIRRRLPKKRPSETVSFTVGGAEGYLTAGSYPDDGLGEIFVKLGKQGSTLSGVMDAFSMSISVGLQYGIPLEFYVSKFSNLRFEPAGMTDDPDVRIATSVLDYLFRRLALDHLPYEKRAQLGIFSADERTAQVADQYGETVDVEGLRQGVETEHTGPVTPAGASKAPVEVGSSTELLELRMGKAADAPLCMTCGTKMRPAGSCYLCEGCGSTSGCS is encoded by the coding sequence ATGACCGAGACCGTCGGCACCACGTCCGGACGCGGGAAGAAGGCACCCCGGGCCTCCCGGCCCGCTGGCCTCACGATCGAGCGGATCCACACCACCGCCGGCGTGCACCCCTACGACGAGGTCACCTGGGAGCGCCGCGACGTCGTCATGACCAACTGGCGCGACGGCACGATCAACTTCGAGCAGCGCGGTGTCGAGTTCCCCAGCAGCTGGTCGGTCAACGCCACCAACATCGTCACCAGCAAGTACTTCCGCGGGGCCGTCGGGGCGGTGGAGCGCGAGTCGAGCCTGCGCCAGCTCATCGACCGCGTGGTCGGGGTGTACCACCGCTCCGGCCTGGAGAACGGCTACTTCGCCACCGACGACGACGCCGAGGTGTTCGCCCACGAGCTCACCTGGATGCTGCTGCACCAGGTGTTCAGCTTCAACTCCCCGGTCTGGTTCAACGTCGGCACGACCTCGCCGCAGCAGGTCAGCGCGTGCTTCATCCTCGCCGTCGACGACACGATGGAGTCGATCCTCAACTGGTACCGCGAGGAGGGCCTGATCTTCAAGGGCGGCTCCGGCGCGGGCCTGAACCTCTCGCGCATCCGCAGCTCGAAGGAGCTGCTGTCCTCGGGCGGCACCGCCTCCGGGCCGGTCTCGTTCATGCGGGGCGCCGACGCCAGCGCGGGCACCATCAAGTCCGGCGGGGCCACCCGGCGCGCGGCGAAGATGGTCGTCCTCGACGTCGACCACCCCGACATCGAGGAGTTCGTCGAGACCAAGGCCAAGGAGGAGGCCAAGGTCCGCGTGCTGCGCGACGCCGGCTTCGACATGGACCTCGGCGGGGCCGACATCACCTCGGTGCAGTACCAGAACGCCAACAACTCCGTCCGGGTCACCGACGAGTTCATGCGCGCCGTCGAGGCGGGCACCGATTTCGGGCTCCGCGCGCGGATGACCGGCGAGGTCATCGAATCCGTCGACGCGAAGAAGCTGTTCCGCGGAATCGCCGAGGCCGCGTGGGCCTGCGCCGATCCCGGAATCCAGTACGACGGCACCATCAACGACTGGCACACCACCCCGGAATCGGGCCGGATCTCCGCGTCCAACCCGTGTTCGGAGTACATGCACCTCGACAACTCGAGCTGCAACCTCGCGTCGCTGAACCTGCTCACGTTCCTCGGTGACGACGGCCAGTTCGACGCCGCCCGCTTCCAGAAGTCGGTCGAGCTCATCATCACCGCGATGGACATCTCCATCTGCTTCGCCGACTTCCCGACCGACCCGATCGGCGAGACCACCCGCGCCTTCCGCCAGCTCGGCATCGGCTACGCCAACCTCGGTGCGCTGCTGATGGCCACCGGCCACGCCTACGACTCCGAGGGCGGCCGGTCGCTGGCCGCGGCCATCACCTCGCTGATGACCGGCGCGTCCTACAAGCGCTCCGCCGAGCTCGCCGGTGTCGTCGGCCCCTACGAGGGCTACGCCCGCAACGCGAGCGCCCACCAGCGCGTCATGCGCAAGCACGCCGCCGCCAACGACGACGTCCGCACGTTCCCGGCGAGCTCCGGCATCCACAAGCTGGCCACCATCGCCTGGAAGGACTGCCTGGCCACCGGCGAGCGCAACGGCTGGCGCAACGCCCAGGCCTCGGTGCTCGCCCCCACCGGCACCATCGGCCTGATGATGGACTGCGACACCACCGGCATCGAGCCGGACCTCGCGCTGGTCAAGTTCAAGAAGCTGGTCGGCGGCGGGTCGATGCAGATCGTCAACCAGACCGTGCCGCGCGCGCTCACCAAGCTCGGCTACCAGCCGGAGCAGGCCGAGGCCATCGTCGAGTACGTCGGCGAGCACGGCCACGTCGTCAACGCCCCCGGCCTGCACCCCGAGCACTACGAGGTGTTCGACTGCGCGATGGGCGAGCGGGTCATCGCCGCGATGGGCCACGTCCGGATGATGGCCGCGGTGCAGCCGTTCCTCTCCGGCGCGATCTCCAAGACGGTCAACATGCCGGAGACGGCCACGGTCGAGGACGTCGAGCGGGTCTACCTGGAGGGCTGGAAGCTCGGCCTCAAGGCGCTCGCGATCTACCGCGACAACTGCAAGGTCGGCCAGCCGCTGTCGGCGGGCAAGTCGGCCAAGAGCTCGGGCGGGGGGGAGAAGGAGACCGTCACCGTCGTCGAGCAGCGGCCGATACGGCGCCGCCTGCCCAAGAAGCGCCCCAGCGAGACCGTCTCGTTCACCGTCGGCGGCGCGGAGGGCTACCTCACCGCCGGGTCCTACCCCGACGACGGCCTCGGCGAGATCTTCGTCAAGCTCGGCAAGCAGGGCTCCACGCTGTCGGGCGTGATGGACGCGTTCTCGATGTCGATCTCGGTGGGCCTGCAGTACGGGATCCCGCTGGAGTTCTACGTCTCGAAGTTCTCCAACCTGCGCTTCGAGCCGGCGGGCATGACCGACGACCCGGACGTCCGCATCGCCACCAGCGTGCTCGACTACCTGTTCCGCCGCCTCGCGCTCGACCACCTGCCCTACGAGAAGCGCGCGCAGCTCGGCATCTTCTCCGCCGACGAGCGCACCGCGCAGGTGGCCGACCAGTACGGCGAGACCGTCGACGTCGAGGGCCTGCGCCAGGGCGTGGAGACCGAGCACACCGGCCCCGTGACCCCGGCCGGCGCCTCGAAGGCCCCGGTCGAGGTGGGCAGCTCCACCGAGCTGCTGGAGCTGCGGATGGGCAAGGCCGCCGACGCGCCGCTGTGCATGACCTGCGGCACGAAGATGCGCCCCGCCGGTTCCTGCTACCTGTGCGAGGGCTGCGGCAGCACCAGCGGCTGCAGCTGA
- a CDS encoding DUF3145 domain-containing protein, whose translation MNARGVVFVHSSPTAVCPHVEWAISGVLATKVSLHWTPQPAVHGQLRAECTWSGPAGSGGAIAGALRAWSMLRFEVTEEPTPGVDGERFCHVPNLGLWSGRTSANGDIVVAEDQLRTLLASSTNGQIPSRLHDLLGSAWDEALEPFRLAGDGAPVTWLHQVG comes from the coding sequence GTGAATGCACGCGGCGTGGTCTTCGTCCACTCGTCGCCGACTGCGGTCTGCCCGCACGTCGAGTGGGCGATCTCTGGCGTGCTCGCGACCAAGGTGTCGCTGCACTGGACACCCCAGCCGGCGGTGCACGGTCAGCTCCGTGCCGAGTGCACCTGGAGCGGCCCCGCCGGCAGCGGCGGCGCGATCGCCGGTGCCCTGCGGGCCTGGTCGATGCTCCGCTTCGAGGTGACCGAGGAGCCCACCCCCGGCGTCGACGGCGAGCGGTTCTGCCACGTCCCCAACCTCGGCCTGTGGAGCGGGCGGACGAGCGCCAACGGCGACATCGTCGTGGCGGAGGACCAGCTGCGGACCCTGCTCGCGAGCTCCACGAACGGCCAGATCCCCTCGCGGCTGCACGACCTGCTCGGCTCGGCGTGGGACGAGGCGCTGGAGCCCTTCCGGCTCGCCGGCGACGGCGCCCCGGTCACCTGGCTGCACCAGGTCGGCTAG
- a CDS encoding PucR family transcriptional regulator, which translates to MSPVSAATVRRLERASGELAADCLAAMHQRLDWFERLPAEQRAGVLLVTQTGVGNFAAWLTRPGESIRLTAEAFRIAPRDLARRLSLRQTVELVRVATDVFEQHLPPLAADDDERRVLVEGVLRFGREIAIAAATVYANAAETRGAWDARLEALVVDAVVRGEADDAMVSRAAALGFDPAAAVLVVVGSTPVEAPEEALGELRRHAHRSGRSVLVGVQGQRLIVLLSEPSGPSRGPGVRGLGRLVDDFGPGPVVLGPPVPDLRSAHTSAREALAGLRAAPGRPDAPRPVDADDLLPERALCGDAAAHRALAALLAPLHAAGGALLDTLTAYLDGGGALESCARALFVHPNTVRYRLRRVSELTGRVPTEPRDAQVLRTALVAARLDADELRNPYNERQVGDGLR; encoded by the coding sequence GTGAGCCCGGTGTCCGCCGCGACCGTGCGCCGCCTGGAGCGCGCCTCGGGCGAGCTGGCCGCCGACTGCCTGGCCGCGATGCACCAGCGGCTCGACTGGTTCGAGCGCCTGCCCGCCGAGCAGCGGGCGGGCGTCCTGCTCGTCACCCAGACCGGGGTCGGCAACTTCGCGGCCTGGCTGACCCGCCCCGGCGAGAGCATCCGGCTCACCGCGGAGGCGTTCCGGATCGCGCCCCGCGACCTGGCCCGGCGGCTGTCGCTGCGCCAGACCGTGGAGCTGGTGCGGGTGGCGACCGACGTGTTCGAGCAGCACCTGCCCCCGCTCGCCGCCGACGACGACGAGCGCCGCGTGCTCGTCGAGGGGGTACTGCGGTTCGGCCGGGAGATCGCGATCGCGGCGGCCACGGTCTACGCGAACGCGGCCGAGACCCGCGGCGCGTGGGACGCCCGGCTGGAGGCCCTCGTCGTCGACGCCGTCGTGCGCGGGGAGGCCGACGACGCGATGGTCTCCCGCGCCGCCGCGCTCGGCTTCGACCCGGCGGCCGCAGTGCTCGTCGTCGTCGGATCGACGCCGGTCGAGGCCCCCGAGGAGGCGCTCGGGGAGCTGCGCCGCCACGCCCACCGGTCCGGTCGCTCTGTGCTCGTCGGGGTGCAGGGGCAGCGGCTGATCGTGCTGCTCTCCGAGCCCTCCGGCCCGTCGCGCGGACCGGGCGTGCGGGGGCTGGGACGCCTCGTCGACGACTTCGGCCCGGGCCCGGTCGTCCTCGGCCCGCCGGTGCCCGACCTGCGGTCCGCGCACACCAGCGCCCGGGAGGCCCTCGCCGGCCTGCGCGCCGCCCCCGGGCGCCCCGACGCCCCGCGCCCGGTCGACGCCGACGACCTGCTGCCCGAGCGGGCGCTGTGCGGCGACGCCGCGGCCCACCGCGCCCTGGCCGCCCTCCTCGCTCCGCTGCACGCCGCGGGCGGCGCGCTGCTGGACACCCTGACGGCGTACCTGGACGGCGGCGGGGCGCTCGAGTCGTGCGCCCGCGCGCTGTTCGTCCATCCCAACACCGTCCGGTACCGGCTGCGCCGGGTGAGCGAACTCACCGGCCGCGTCCCGACGGAACCGCGCGACGCACAGGTGTTGCGGACGGCGCTCGTTGCGGCCAGGTTGGACGCCGATGAGCTGCGGAATCCCTACAACGAACGGCAGGTCGGCGATGGACTCCGGTGA
- a CDS encoding beta-ketoacyl-[acyl-carrier-protein] synthase family protein encodes MTSTSSSSPVEVVVTGLGATTPLGGDVTSTWEALLAGKSGVRRIDDDEHEWVTRHDLPVKIAAPLAVEPSEVIPRVQLRRLDRCEQVALVAAKEAWAHAGAPEVEPERLAVVIGTGIGGAVTLLDQDDLLEGPGLRKVSPLTVPMLMPNGPAAWVGLELGAKGGVHAPVSACASGAEAMAWAMRLLQAGEVDVVVAGGAEACITGITVAGFVQARTLSQRNDDPTRASRPFDTHRDGFVLGEGAGIMVLERAEFAAARGATVHGKLAGFGITSDAHHITGPDPEGTGQARAITRSIEKAGVSAADVTHVNCHATSTVAGDVGETRAVRKALGDHPVLTAPKSALGHLVGAAGAVEGIVTLLSIKEGIVPGTLNLDDLDPGVELDVVAGEPRKLDITAAVNDSFGFGGHNVALTFVR; translated from the coding sequence GTGACGAGCACCTCCTCGTCGTCCCCCGTGGAGGTCGTCGTCACCGGTCTCGGTGCGACGACCCCCCTCGGTGGCGACGTCACCTCCACCTGGGAGGCGCTGCTCGCGGGGAAGTCCGGCGTGCGGCGCATCGACGACGACGAGCACGAGTGGGTCACCCGTCACGACCTGCCGGTGAAGATCGCCGCGCCGCTGGCCGTCGAGCCCTCCGAGGTCATCCCGCGCGTGCAGCTGCGCCGGCTCGACCGGTGCGAGCAGGTCGCGCTGGTCGCGGCGAAGGAGGCGTGGGCGCACGCCGGGGCACCGGAGGTCGAGCCCGAGCGGCTCGCCGTCGTCATCGGCACCGGCATCGGCGGCGCGGTCACCCTGCTCGACCAGGACGACCTCCTGGAGGGCCCGGGCCTGCGCAAGGTCTCCCCCCTCACCGTGCCGATGCTCATGCCGAACGGGCCCGCGGCCTGGGTCGGCCTGGAGCTCGGCGCGAAGGGCGGGGTGCACGCGCCGGTCTCGGCGTGCGCGTCCGGTGCGGAGGCGATGGCCTGGGCCATGCGCCTGCTGCAGGCGGGCGAGGTCGACGTCGTGGTCGCCGGTGGCGCGGAGGCCTGCATCACCGGCATCACCGTCGCCGGGTTCGTGCAGGCCCGCACGCTGAGCCAGCGCAACGACGACCCCACGCGGGCGTCGCGCCCGTTCGACACGCACCGCGACGGCTTCGTGCTCGGCGAGGGCGCGGGCATCATGGTCCTGGAGCGCGCCGAGTTCGCGGCGGCCCGCGGCGCCACGGTGCACGGGAAGCTGGCCGGCTTCGGCATCACCTCCGACGCCCACCACATCACCGGCCCGGATCCCGAGGGCACGGGACAGGCGCGCGCGATCACGAGGTCGATCGAGAAGGCCGGCGTGTCCGCGGCCGACGTCACGCACGTCAACTGCCACGCCACCTCCACGGTGGCCGGCGACGTGGGCGAGACCCGCGCGGTGCGCAAGGCGCTGGGCGACCACCCGGTGCTCACCGCGCCGAAGTCGGCCCTGGGTCACCTGGTCGGTGCGGCGGGCGCGGTCGAGGGCATCGTCACGCTGCTCTCGATCAAGGAGGGGATCGTCCCCGGCACCCTCAACCTCGACGACCTCGACCCGGGTGTGGAGCTGGACGTGGTGGCGGGCGAGCCCCGCAAGCTCGACATCACCGCCGCGGTCAACGACTCGTTCGGCTTCGGCGGGCACAACGTGGCGCTCACGTTCGTGCGGTAG